The Centroberyx gerrardi isolate f3 chromosome 7, fCenGer3.hap1.cur.20231027, whole genome shotgun sequence genome contains a region encoding:
- the LOC139909620 gene encoding uncharacterized protein LOC139909620, with the protein MALSQIQCLDDNHVNPRTHESKPEFLYCEDQRLALEALLRDGREAFGKFLEARGLRGFLSDLELESFAGAVEPYDPGSELYPADAEDDEPPLSLHYWPELSDTSVPQMDLGWPDCVSYRGVTRTNVYAQPPLDGQTHIKEIVRKTIAQAQKVIAVVMDMFTDVDIFRDLLDAGFKRKVSVYILLERTALPHFMSMCQRANMHAGHLKNLRVRCAGGEDFYTRSCTRVRGRLGYRFMFVDGDKAVSGSYSFTWMSSRLDRHLITVVTGQAVDTFDRLFRDLYVTSSAVDLRQVAKDAEPEPEYLTQTAPVAPPSADIARKLYNPKYALLALGNNSPSPTSSSGNNSPKDSNSQNPALPESRKRRRRRANKGAVAEAPPLHPGLVDMEKAYLIPYLPTWPEPDPPSDVIGFINIRDARRPTQVHLQRSERFETSQAIRFSSPISVAEVALPEVAKPRQLTAKYEEKKVKPTQANTKSEESVAARAQPAQFSTGPSDAKLNAQAPEQKAHTSGPNTHPAELKHTSTHTSKSEPKTETLSTERNLPSNTPTNHNTSHNTSSHLNTHTSQPSNSNIPILNTVSTNTPEPQPLPVLKRVGQTEPSINTHSADIHSTHTHDSNNACLHGPLVTHADLRTQAVRTQPQNPSEKATAPSIPTPTVHNLVSSSSASPIHPCSVSSTSENTPIPFTSVPSTISPPIPSTPLVPSPSVNSTPTSASSLPPVTSSSTTLDRPITTVPAPPIPSPSASTPPVPKPRTVQLVIKGSGGSGGLDPLEVSVVTRPGNLAGTGPLVGHSAPDIATVTQTQPGPQAKEEAETVPEMQNKSGTKTGVQTDIEKNSRKPREGSLATQQTQSGTSQDVEGICEEAVGLQNDFKNITRTQMAASTKLQAQSDVLITNTPQTGNSKEMMPREVETKTVTLTDHKIAPKPQPHRPIETEATARPLTDCESSKAPNEDIENATQSKTYLVTAEEHQQVAYYVLKPQKRGSLASVGSLSPEPDTHNLVSATHTQKHNPISGTPIPKHSVDGTAHTSASPHPSDNTLSTAKHNTPSTFQESQQIPKVKRISHTPEKFLRLHFSDSATHAPELRSPAPERDPRSHTPIFCTPTPDRLPLRTPTPDSQMHTPDPRCYTPDFRTPTSDMSDGYISPREDSTLSTTSEEYYECSDSPLYEPVFEQLAFHSQWATEDHISFTHANTATPTTANSTPTRSPAHVNTSISATTYGTTDRSTSGSDTHSFSGSSTTTRISSSSLIEKGALMRKEGETANEENGRGEEERKMSVLEKRNRTEQASPLSQGTERGGSRLSFEAKRTANHFTEGRGASEAPLTAGKDEEVQAPKRKRAVDFTPAEDLVAGGAKPGESTNEGAETEELSAGEYKAKELSSERERPEEVSSGGERAADAAALGPSGAERRDRTQSAAREAEGKKAQRTPPRPPRAQQQQQQDVRVSSQSRPVQPQRPTRPFPVPQPLAGRPGGGRPFNQVGNKVLDNTSSPSRPPPRPAPPLAAAGAAGVGVGGAGRRQAEVSSSQHSSPYRQPQGLQWKARDGQPQSQPPYPKPQASFLHVHSQLYPQSQPTSSQNQRATQAQHSARQGSGAAVREGEAPGQEESRTPFGFSFSRLYSLKGLKDRMSKPPPQSKRSSSNSPAQGRKSTG; encoded by the exons ATGGCTTTGTCCCAGATACAGTGCCTGGACGATAACCACGTGAACCCGCGGACGCACGAGTCCAAACCGGAGTTCCTGTACTGCGAGGACCAGCGGCTCGCGCTGGAGGCTCTCCTCCGGGATGGTCGCGAGGCGTTCGGTAAGTTCCTGGAGGCTCGCGGCCTGCGGGGCTTCCTCTCGGACCTGGAGCTGGAGTCTTTCGCCGGGGCGGTGGAGCCGTACGACCCGGGCTCGGAGCTCTACCCGGCGGACGCGGAGGACGACGAGCCCCCGCTGTCTCTGCACTACTGGCCGGAGCTGTCGGACACGTCGGTCCCTCAGATGGACCTGGGCTGGCCGGACTGCGTTTCCTATCGGGGGGTGACGCGCACTAACGTGTACGCGCAGCCACCGCTGGATGGCCAGACGCACATCAAAGAGATTGTCAGGAAAACAATTGCGCAGGCGCAAAAG gtgaTAGCAGTGGTGATGGACATGTTCACTGACGTTGACATCTTCAGGGACTTGCTGGATGCCGGTTTCAAGAGGAAGGTGTCCGTCTACATCCTGCTGGAACGGACGGCGCTACCTCACTTTATGTCTATGTGTCAGAGGGCCAACATGCACGCCGGACACCTCAAG aacCTTCGTGTACGCTGTGCAGGAGGAGAAGATTTCTACACTCGGTCCTGCACCAGGGTCCGAGGCCGGCTGGGATACAGATTCATGTTCGTGGACGGAGACAAGGCTGTGTCTGGGTCGtacag cTTCACTTGGATGTCGTCCCGGCTGGACAGACACCTCATCACCGTGGTTACAGGCCAGGCGGTGGACACCTTCGACCGGCTGTTCCGTGACCTTTACGTGACGTCCAGCGCTGTTGACCTCCGACAGGTCGCCAAGGACGCCGAACCCGAGCCGGAGTACCTCACACAGACAGCCCCCGTggcccctccctccgctgataTCGCTCGGAAACTCTACAACCCCAAATACGCCCTGCTCGCCCTAGGCAACAACAGCCCCagccccacctcctcctctggcaACAACAGCCCCAAAGACTCCAACTCCCAGAATCCAGCGCTCCCGGAAtccaggaagaggaggcggaggagggctAATAAAGGAGCCGTAGCGGAagctcctcccctccatcccggGCTAGTCGATATGGAGAAGGCGTACCTGATCCCGTACCTGCCCACCTGGCCGGAGCCCGACCCCCCCAGCGATGTTATCGGGTTCATCAACATTCGGGACGCCAGACGGCCGACCCAGGTCCATCTGCAGCGCTCTGAGAGGTTTGAGACCAGCCAGGCGATCAGGTTCAGCAGTCCGATCAGCGTGGCTGAGGTGGCCCTGCCAGAGGTTGCCAAGCCCAGACAGCTTACCGCAAAATATGAGGAGAAAAAAGTCAAGCCGACACAAGCTAACACCAAGTCTGAAGAGTCTGTGGCAGCCAGAGCGCAGCCAGCACAATTCAGTACGGGGCCTTCTGACGCTAAACTTAACGCACAGGCACCTGAACAGAAAGCACATACGTCAGGACCAAATACACACCCCGCCGAACTCAAACACACCTCTACGCATACCTCAAAATCTGAACCTAAAACAGAGACTCTCAGCACCGAGCGTAATCTGCCCTCAAACACACCCACCAACCACAACACAAGTCACAACACCAGTTctcacctcaacacacacacatctcagccATCCAACAGCAACATACCCATCCTTAACACTGTCAGCACAAACACCCCTGAGCCACAGCCCCTCCCTGTGTTGAAAAGGGTCGGGCAAACCGAACctagtataaacacacacagcgctgacatacatagcacacacacccatgacTCGAACAACGCTTGTTTACATGGCCCCTTGGTGACACATGCAGATTTACGTACACAGGCTGTTCGTACACAGCCGCAAAACCCCTCTGAAAAAGCCACCGCTCCCTCCATCCCGACTCCCACTGTCCACAaccttgtttcttcttcttctgcttctcccaTTCACCCTTGCTCTGTCAGCTCCACCTCTGAAAATACCCCCATCCCCTTTACTTCAGTGCCCTCGACCATCTCTCCACCAATCCCATCTACTCCTCTAGTGCCTTCGCCCTCCGTCAACTCTACGCCAACCTCCGCTTCTTCCCTTCCCCCTGTTACCTCTTCCTCCACGACTCTAGATCGTCCCATCACAACTGTCCCAGCTCCTCCCATCCCTTCTCCCTCCGCTTCCACTCCCCCTGTCCCTAAGCCTCGTACTGTCCAGCTGGTTATCAAAGGCAGCGGCGGCAGCGGTGGCTTGGACCCACTGGAGGTCAGCGTCGTCACAAGGCCTGGGAACTTGGCAGGCACCGGGCCACTAGTGGGCCACAGTGCGCCCGACATAGCGACTGTGACTCAAACACAACCAGGCCCTCAAGCGAAAGAAGAAGCGGAAACTGTACCAGAAATGCAGAATAAGAGCGGAACCAAAACAGGAGTACAGACAGATATTGAGAAGAACTCGAGGAAACCCAGAGAGGGATCTTTGgccacacagcaaacacagagTGGGACTTCACAGGATGTAGAGGGAATTTGCGAGGAAGCAGTTGGACTACAGAATGACTTCAAGAACATAACAAGAACGCAAATGGCCGCCAGCACCAAACTACAGGCCCAGTCAGACGTTTTGATTACCAACACACCACAGACAGGCAATTCCAAAGAAATGATGCCAAGAGAAGTTGAGACCAAGACTGTGACATTAACGGACCACAAGATCGCACCAAAGCCACAACCACACAGACCGATTGAGACAGAAGCCACAGCAAGACCGCTAACGGACTGTGAGTCCTCTAAAGCACCAAATGAAGACATTGAGAATGCGACACAATCAAAAACATACCTTGTAACAGCAGAAGAACATCAACAAGTAGCGTATTATGTATTGAAACCACAGAAAAGAGGTTCATTAGCATCTGTGGGCTCTTTATCCCCTgaacctgacacacacaatcttgtttctgcaacacacacacagaaacacaacccCATCTCCGGTACACCCATACCCAAACATAGTGTTGATGGTACCGCACACACATCTGCTTCACCGCACCCCTCAGACAACACCCTGAGTACcgcaaaacacaacacacccagcACCTTCCAAGAATCCCAACAAATCCCCAAAGTCAAGCGAATCTCGCACACGCCCGAAAAATTCCTGCGCTTACACTTCTCCGACTCGGCCACGCACGCGCCCGAGTTGCGTTCCCCGGCGCCCGAGAGAGACCCGCGGTCACACACGCCCATCTTCTGCACTCCGACGCCCGACAGACTTCCGCTGCGTACGCCCACCCCGGACTCGCAGATGCACACCCCGGACCCGCGCTGCTACACCCCGGACTTTCGGACGCCCACGTCGGACATGAGCGACGGGTACATTTCTCCGAGGGAAGACTCCACTCTCTCCACCACCTCGGAGGAGTATTACGAATGCAGCGACTCTCCTCTCTATGAGCCCGTCTTTGAGCAATTGGCTTTTCACAGCCAATGGGCAACAGAGGATCATATTAGCTTTACGCACGCAAATACAGCAACTCCTACCACTGCTAATAGCACTCCGACACGTAGTCCTGCGCACGTGAATACAAGCATTAGTGCTACTACATATGGTACAACAGACAGGAGTACTTCTGGTAGTGACACGCACAGTTTTTCTGGGTCTTCTACCACCACTAGaatctcctcttcatctttaaTTGAGAAGGGAGCGCTAAtgaggaaagaaggggaaacCGCAAATGAGGAGAatgggaggggagaagaggagaggaaaatgagcGTGTTAGAGAAGAGGAACAGGACAGAGCAAGCGTCCCCGCTTTCCCAGGGGACGGAGAGGGGAGGCAGCCGGTTATCCTTTGAAGCTAAGAGAACTGCCAACCACTTCACAGAGGGGAGAGGCGCGTCCGAGGCACCGCTGACAGCGGGAAAAGACGAGGAGGTCCAAGCCCCCAAGAGAAAGAGGGCAGTAGACTTTACACCAGCGGAGGACCTGGTCGCCGGTGGAGCGAAGCCAGGAGAGTCAACTAATGAGGGAGCAGAAACAGAAGAATTGTCTGCTGGTGAATATAAAGCTAAGGAGTtgtcttcagagagagagaggccagaggAAGTGTCctcaggtggagagagagcagcagatgCGGCAGCGCTAGGACCCAGCGGtgcggagaggagagacaggaccCAGTCCGCCgccagagaggctgagggaaagAAG GCTCAGCGAACTCCTCCCAGACCTCCACgagcccagcagcagcagcagcaggacgtCCGAGTGTCCTCCCAGTCCCGACCGGTCCAGCCCCAAAGACCCACTCGTCCCTTCCCGGTTCCCCAGCCTCTGGCGGGGCGTCCCGGGGGAGGCCGGCCCTTCAACCAGGTGGGGAACAAAGTGCTGGATAACACCTCATCTCCCTCCAGACCGCCGCCCAGACCGGCCCCTCCGCTGGCCGCAGCCGGGGCTgcgggtgtgggtgtgggtggggccGGGAGGAGGCAGGCCGAGGTCTCCTCCAGCCAGCACAGCTCCCCCTACAGGCAGCCTCAGGGATTGCAGTGGAAGGCGAGAGACGGCCAGCCGCAGAGCCAGCCTCCCTACCCAAAACCCCAGGCCTCGTTTCTCCACGTACACTCCCAGCTCTATCCTCAGTCCCAACCTACCTCCTCCCAGAACCAGAGGGCCACGCAGGCCCAGCACAGCGCCAGGCAGGGCTCAGGTGCTGCGGTCAGGGAAGGGGAAGCGCCCgggcaggaggagagcaggactCCATTCGGTTTCTCCTTCAGCCGGCTGTACAGCCTCAAGGGCCTGAAGGACAGGATGAGCAAACCCCCGCCACAGAGCAAGAGGAGCAGCAGCAACTCTCCAGCACAGGGACGCAAGAGCACAGGCTAG